One window of the Populus nigra chromosome 4, ddPopNigr1.1, whole genome shotgun sequence genome contains the following:
- the LOC133692309 gene encoding uncharacterized protein LOC133692309 isoform X2 produces MGEHEGWAQPPSGLSPNGLLPNEAPSVIRVLDSERWSKAEERTAELIACVQPNQPSEELRNAVADYVQRLIAKCFPCQVFTFGSVPLKTYLPDGDIDLTAFSKNPNLKDTWAHQVRDMLENEEKNENAEFRVKEVQYIQAEVKIIKCLVENIVVDISFNQLGGLCTLCFLEEVDNLINQNHLFKRSIILIKAWCYYESRILGAHHGLISTYALETLVLYIFHVFNNSFAGPLEVLYRFLEFFSKFDWANLCVSLWGPVPISSLPDVTAEPPRKDGGELLLSKLFLEACSAVYAVLPAGQDNQGQPFLSKHFNVIDPLRVNNNLGRSVSKGNFFRIRSAFAFGAKRLARLLDCPKEDLCFEVNQFFLNTWERHGSGHRPDVPRNDLWQLRLSNHDYLHGPESLRNNSSSKPSGHEAQVDVAHGSCTVPSQHDNYSIDSTSKGSEVSTLSRTQSQKTNANTNSTRSTSDQSRRESTSNQSMHADRSQRNEKPDNLVTDFQGRYLFARTCSSPELTETYSEISSQGRRNKVQESGKGQASSARLNHGRRKNVGSDNLKNHGISSSSDDPSSVSHTISSQSCNPAADSNSYHEDSCLDVANEEFVSVLGSQGMHQEEQDLVNVMASSTGVGFNGQVHVPLNMAPAHISLPIPPSVLASMGYGQRNMGGMVPANIPFLETPWGSNMQFPQGLVPSPLAHYLPGIELTSNQEDSIQPGNENIGPVEMNVREPDHDFWHEQERSSISGFDKENGRFEMHQLDDPQPSSSSYKFVSSSRRGGSGNSLRAHQKLTRETGGPAREESIGALTYQENRGTEEYFDDTSACSRSFTTVNISPLRSKTSSESSWEGSSAKLSKPVKEKRGRKTVSSAVQSSVYGKGKSASEHSSNLTDDDNKEWNAPSTMGPEPERSIGSQTESSAALHVSRHQVPGYERAQPSESDSLIPIAPVLLGHGSRQRSANNSGAGTVHYTFYPAGPPVPFVTMLPLYNFPTETGTSGASTSQFDSEEGLDNSDSGQNCDSSEGIDLSEVSSTSSSMKMAASVEPLEHKPDILNSDFASHWQNLQFGRLCQNTRNPAPMIYPSPVMVPPVYLQGRFPWGSSGRPVSTNTNNFTQLSIVPVAPLQSASNRPAGVYQHYVDEMPRYRGGTGTYLPNPVAVRDRHATNMRKGNHNYNRSDHHGDREVSWNNNSRARAAGRGNNRSHAEKSNTRPDRLAGESQTERTWGSHRHDMFPSCQSQNGSSNVAYGMYPLPSLNPGVASNGPTIPSVVMLYPYDHNTGYGSAEHLELGFVGPVAFSGANETLHLNEVSRSSGGFDDQRFHSSSAHQPSPDQPSSPHVQREI; encoded by the exons GTATTCACCTTTGGGTCTGTACCACTAAAGACTTATTTACCTGACGGGGATATTGACTTAACAGCCTTCAGTAAGAATCCTAATTTAAAAGATACATGGGCTCATCAGGTTCGTGATATGCTGGAGAATGAGGAGAAGAATGAAAATGCTGAATTCCGAGTGAAGGAGGTTCAGTACATTCAGGCAGAG GTGAAGATAATAAAGTGTCTTGTGGAAAACATTGTGGTAGATATTTCATTTAACCAACTTGGTGGACTGTGCACCCTTTGTTTCCTTGAGGAG GTTGataatttgataaatcaaaACCATCTATTCAAGCGTAGCATTATATTGATAAAGGCCTGGTGTTACTATGAGAGCCGAATACTTGGTGCTCACCATGGATTGATCTCCACCTATGCTTTGGAAACCTTGgttctatatatatttcatgttttcAACAACTCCTTTGCGGGTCCTCTTGAG GTCCTTTATCGTTTTCTCGAGTTCTTCAGTAAGTTTGATTGGGCTAATTTATGTGTTAGTCTCTGGGGTCCTGTACCTATTAGTTCACTTCCAGATGTAACAG CGGAACCTCCTCGAAAGGATGGTGGAGAGTTACTACTTAGCAAATTATTTCTTGAGGCTTGTAGTGCTGTGTATGCTGTTTTACCTGCTGGACAAGATAATCAAGGGCAACCTTTTTTGTCCAAACACTTCAATGTTATTGATCCTTTGCGTGTAAACAACAACCTGGGACGTAGTGTCAGTAAAG GTAACTTCTTTAGGATACGCAGTGCGTTTGCATTTGGAGCTAAAAGGCTAGCTAGGTTACTTGATTGCCCCAAAGAAGACCTGTGTTTTGAAGTAAATCAGTTTTTTCTGAACACCTGGGAGAGACATGGCAGTGGCCATCGTCCTGATGTGCCAAGGAATGATTTGTGGCAGTTGAGATTGTCAAACCATGATTACTTGCATGGGCCTGAGAGTCTAAGGAACAATTCAAGCAGCAAACCTTCCGGTCATGAAGCTCAAGTTGATGTGGCTCATGGCTCATGTACTGTTCCCTCCCAGCATGATAATTATTCCATAGATAGCACATCCAAAGGTAGTGAAGTTTCAACACTTTCTCGTACTCAAAGCCAAAAGACTAACGCTAACACTAACAGCACAAGGAGCACCTCTGATCAGAGTAGAAGGGAATCTACTTCCAATCAGAGCATGCATGCTGATAGAAGTCAGAGAAATGAAAAACCCGACAACTTAGTCACTGATTTTCAGGGAAGGTATCTTTTTGCTAGGACATGCTCTAGTCCTGAACTTACTGAGACATATAGCGAAATTTCTTCTCAAGGAAGGCGTAACAAAGTCCAAGAAAGTGGGAAAGGCCAGGCTTCATCTGCTAGGCTAAATCATGGCAGGAGGAAAAACGTGGGATCTGATAATTTGAAAAACCATGGTATTAGCTCTTCAAGTGATGATCCTTCATCTGTTAGTCACACCATTTCCAGTCAAAGCTGCAATCCTGCTGCTGATTCAAATAGTTACCACGAAGATTCATGCTTGGATGTCGCCAATGAAGAATTTGTTTCTGTCCTAGGGTCACAGGGGATGCATCAGGAAGAGCAAGATCTTGTGAATGTGATGGCTTCTTCTACTGGTGTGGGTTTCAATGGACAGGTTCATGTTCCACTGAATATGGCACCTGCTCACATTTCTCTTCCAATTCCACCTTCTGTTCTAGCTTCAATGGGATATGGTCAGAGAAATATGGGTGGAATGGTACCCGCAAACATTCCCTTCTTGGAGACTCCTTGGGGTTCAAATATGCAATTTCCTCAAGGTTTGGTTCCATCACCATTAGCCCATTATCTTCCTGGCATTGAATTGACTTCAAACCAAGAAGATTCAATTCAACCTGGTAATGAGAATATTGGTCCCGTGGAAATGAATGTCAGGGAGCCTGATCATGATTTCTGGCATGAGCAGGAGAGGAGCTCCATTAGTGGATTTGATAAAGAAAACGGACGCTTTGAGATGCATCAATTAGATGATCCGCAGCCTAGTTCATCTAGTTATAAATTTGTTTCATCATCTCGAAGAGGTGGCTCTGGCAACTCTTTGAGAGCTCACCAGAAGCTCACCAGAGAAACCGGAGGGCCAGCTAGGGAAGAATCTATAGGTGCTTTAACATATCAAGAAAACAGAGGCACTGAAGAATACTTTGATGATACAAGTGCATGTTCAAGGTCCTTCACTACGGTGAATATTAGTCCCTTGAGAAGTAAAACCTCATCTGAGAGTTCGTGGGAAGGATCATCAGCAAAGCTGTCAAAGCCTGTGAAGGAAAAAAGAGGTAGGAAAACGGTTTCTTCTGCAGTGCAGTCTTCTGTTTATGGAAAAGGTAAGAGTGCCTCTGAACATTCTTCCAATCTGACAGATGATGACAATAAAGAATGGAATGCGCCATCAACAATGGGCCCTGAACCTGAAAGAAGCATAGGATCCCAAACTGAATCTTCTGCTGCTTTGCATGTTTCAAGGCATCAAGTACCTGGATATGAAAGAGCACAGCCAAGTGAATCTGATTCATTGATACCCATTGCTCCAGTGCTCTTAGGTCATGGTTCACGGCAAAGATCTGCTAATAACTCAGGGGCAGGGACTGTTCACTATACATTTTATCCTGCAGGGCCACCAGTTCCATTTGTTACGATGCTTCCACTGTACAACTTCCCAACTGAGACAGGAACTTCTGGTGCATCAACTAGCCAATTTGACAGTGAAGAGGGCCTTGATAACAGTGATTCGGGTCAAAATTGTGATTCATCTGAAGGAATTGATCTATCTGAGGTTTCAAGTACCTCCAGTTCTATGAAAATGGCTGCTTCTGTTGAGCCATTGGAACACAAACCTGACATTCTTAATAGTGATTTTGCTAGCCACTGGCAGAACTTGCAGTTTGGGCGTTTATGCCAAAACACACGAAATCCTGCACCTATGATTTATCCATCACCTGTTATGGTGCCGCCTGTGTATTTACAGGGccgttttccttggggtagttCTGGGAGACCAGTTTCAActaacacaaataattttacTCAGCTAAGTATTGTTCCAGTTGCTCCACTACAGTCTGCATCTAATAGACCTGCTGGTGTCTATCAGCATTATGTTGATGAAATGCCTAGATATCGAGGTGGAACTGGGACCTACTTGCCGAATCCA GTTGCTGTCCGAGACCGGCATGCTACAAATATGAGAAAGGGAAATCACAACTACAATAGAAGTGACCACCATGGTGATAGGGAAGTGAGCTGGAACAATAATTCTAGAGCACGAGCTGCTGGTCGCGGCAACAATCGCAGCCATGCTGAGAAGTCTAATACAAGGCCAGACCGGTTGGCTGGTGAGAGTCAAACTGAGAGGACATGGGGCTCACATAGACATGATATGTTCCCTTCGTGCCAGTCTCAGAATGGTTCCAGCAATGTGGCATATGGCATGTATCCATTACCATCCTTGAATCCTGGAGTAGCATCAAATGGACCTACCATTCCTTCTGTTGTCATGCTGTATCCTTATGATCATAATACTGGCTATGGTTCTGCAGAGCATCTTGAGCTTGGGTTCGTTGGGCCAGTAGCTTTCTCAGGTGCAAATGAGACCTTGCATTTAAATGAGGTGAGTCGATCAAGTGGGGGATTTGATGACCAAAGGTTTCATAGCAGCTCTGCTCATCAGCCATCTCCAGATCAGCCTTCTTCACCCCATGTCCAGAG GGAGATTTGA
- the LOC133692309 gene encoding uncharacterized protein LOC133692309 isoform X4 — MGEHEGWAQPPSGLSPNGLLPNEAPSVIRVLDSERWSKAEERTAELIACVQPNQPSEELRNAVADYVQRLIAKCFPCQVFTFGSVPLKTYLPDGDIDLTAFSKNPNLKDTWAHQVRDMLENEEKNENAEFRVKEVQYIQAEVKIIKCLVENIVVDISFNQLGGLCTLCFLEEVDNLINQNHLFKRSIILIKAWCYYESRILGAHHGLISTYALETLVLYIFHVFNNSFAGPLEVLYRFLEFFSKFDWANLCVSLWGPVPISSLPDVTAEPPRKDGGELLLSKLFLEACSAVYAVLPAGQDNQGQPFLSKHFNVIDPLRVNNNLGRSVSKGNFFRIRSAFAFGAKRLARLLDCPKEDLCFEVNQFFLNTWERHGSGHRPDVPRNDLWQLRLSNHDYLHGPESLRNNSSSKPSGHEAQVDVAHGSCTVPSQHDNYSIDSTSKGSEVSTLSRTQSQKTNANTNSTRSTSDQSRRESTSNQSMHADRSQRNEKPDNLVTDFQGRYLFARTCSSPELTETYSEISSQGRRNKVQESGKGQASSARLNHGRRKNVGSDNLKNHGISSSSDDPSSVSHTISSQSCNPAADSNSYHEDSCLDVANEEFVSVLGSQGMHQEEQDLVNVMASSTGVGFNGQVHVPLNMAPAHISLPIPPSVLASMGYGQRNMGGMVPANIPFLETPWGSNMQFPQGLVPSPLAHYLPGIELTSNQEDSIQPGNENIGPVEMNVREPDHDFWHEQERSSISGFDKENGRFEMHQLDDPQPSSSSYKFVSSSRRGGSGNSLRAHQKLTRETGGPAREESIGALTYQENRGTEEYFDDTSACSRSFTTVNISPLRSKTSSESSWEGSSAKLSKPVKEKRGRKTVSSAVQSSVYGKGKSASEHSSNLTDDDNKEWNAPSTMGPEPERSIGSQTESSAALHVSRHQVPGYERAQPSESDSLIPIAPVLLGHGSRQRSANNSGAGTVHYTFYPAGPPVPFVTMLPLYNFPTETGTSGASTSQFDSEEGLDNSDSGQNCDSSEGIDLSEVSSTSSSMKMAASVEPLEHKPDILNSDFASHWQNLQFGRLCQNTRNPAPMIYPSPVMVPPVYLQGRFPWGSSGRPVSTNTNNFTQLSIVPVAPLQSASNRPAGVYQHYVDEMPRYRGGTGTYLPNPKVAVRDRHATNMRKGNHNYNRSDHHGDREVSWNNNSRARAAGRGNNRSHAEKSNTRPDRLAGESQTERTWGSHRHDMFPSCQSQNGSSNVAYEHLELGFVGPVAFSGANETLHLNEVSRSSGGFDDQRFHSSSAHQPSPDQPSSPHVQREI, encoded by the exons GTATTCACCTTTGGGTCTGTACCACTAAAGACTTATTTACCTGACGGGGATATTGACTTAACAGCCTTCAGTAAGAATCCTAATTTAAAAGATACATGGGCTCATCAGGTTCGTGATATGCTGGAGAATGAGGAGAAGAATGAAAATGCTGAATTCCGAGTGAAGGAGGTTCAGTACATTCAGGCAGAG GTGAAGATAATAAAGTGTCTTGTGGAAAACATTGTGGTAGATATTTCATTTAACCAACTTGGTGGACTGTGCACCCTTTGTTTCCTTGAGGAG GTTGataatttgataaatcaaaACCATCTATTCAAGCGTAGCATTATATTGATAAAGGCCTGGTGTTACTATGAGAGCCGAATACTTGGTGCTCACCATGGATTGATCTCCACCTATGCTTTGGAAACCTTGgttctatatatatttcatgttttcAACAACTCCTTTGCGGGTCCTCTTGAG GTCCTTTATCGTTTTCTCGAGTTCTTCAGTAAGTTTGATTGGGCTAATTTATGTGTTAGTCTCTGGGGTCCTGTACCTATTAGTTCACTTCCAGATGTAACAG CGGAACCTCCTCGAAAGGATGGTGGAGAGTTACTACTTAGCAAATTATTTCTTGAGGCTTGTAGTGCTGTGTATGCTGTTTTACCTGCTGGACAAGATAATCAAGGGCAACCTTTTTTGTCCAAACACTTCAATGTTATTGATCCTTTGCGTGTAAACAACAACCTGGGACGTAGTGTCAGTAAAG GTAACTTCTTTAGGATACGCAGTGCGTTTGCATTTGGAGCTAAAAGGCTAGCTAGGTTACTTGATTGCCCCAAAGAAGACCTGTGTTTTGAAGTAAATCAGTTTTTTCTGAACACCTGGGAGAGACATGGCAGTGGCCATCGTCCTGATGTGCCAAGGAATGATTTGTGGCAGTTGAGATTGTCAAACCATGATTACTTGCATGGGCCTGAGAGTCTAAGGAACAATTCAAGCAGCAAACCTTCCGGTCATGAAGCTCAAGTTGATGTGGCTCATGGCTCATGTACTGTTCCCTCCCAGCATGATAATTATTCCATAGATAGCACATCCAAAGGTAGTGAAGTTTCAACACTTTCTCGTACTCAAAGCCAAAAGACTAACGCTAACACTAACAGCACAAGGAGCACCTCTGATCAGAGTAGAAGGGAATCTACTTCCAATCAGAGCATGCATGCTGATAGAAGTCAGAGAAATGAAAAACCCGACAACTTAGTCACTGATTTTCAGGGAAGGTATCTTTTTGCTAGGACATGCTCTAGTCCTGAACTTACTGAGACATATAGCGAAATTTCTTCTCAAGGAAGGCGTAACAAAGTCCAAGAAAGTGGGAAAGGCCAGGCTTCATCTGCTAGGCTAAATCATGGCAGGAGGAAAAACGTGGGATCTGATAATTTGAAAAACCATGGTATTAGCTCTTCAAGTGATGATCCTTCATCTGTTAGTCACACCATTTCCAGTCAAAGCTGCAATCCTGCTGCTGATTCAAATAGTTACCACGAAGATTCATGCTTGGATGTCGCCAATGAAGAATTTGTTTCTGTCCTAGGGTCACAGGGGATGCATCAGGAAGAGCAAGATCTTGTGAATGTGATGGCTTCTTCTACTGGTGTGGGTTTCAATGGACAGGTTCATGTTCCACTGAATATGGCACCTGCTCACATTTCTCTTCCAATTCCACCTTCTGTTCTAGCTTCAATGGGATATGGTCAGAGAAATATGGGTGGAATGGTACCCGCAAACATTCCCTTCTTGGAGACTCCTTGGGGTTCAAATATGCAATTTCCTCAAGGTTTGGTTCCATCACCATTAGCCCATTATCTTCCTGGCATTGAATTGACTTCAAACCAAGAAGATTCAATTCAACCTGGTAATGAGAATATTGGTCCCGTGGAAATGAATGTCAGGGAGCCTGATCATGATTTCTGGCATGAGCAGGAGAGGAGCTCCATTAGTGGATTTGATAAAGAAAACGGACGCTTTGAGATGCATCAATTAGATGATCCGCAGCCTAGTTCATCTAGTTATAAATTTGTTTCATCATCTCGAAGAGGTGGCTCTGGCAACTCTTTGAGAGCTCACCAGAAGCTCACCAGAGAAACCGGAGGGCCAGCTAGGGAAGAATCTATAGGTGCTTTAACATATCAAGAAAACAGAGGCACTGAAGAATACTTTGATGATACAAGTGCATGTTCAAGGTCCTTCACTACGGTGAATATTAGTCCCTTGAGAAGTAAAACCTCATCTGAGAGTTCGTGGGAAGGATCATCAGCAAAGCTGTCAAAGCCTGTGAAGGAAAAAAGAGGTAGGAAAACGGTTTCTTCTGCAGTGCAGTCTTCTGTTTATGGAAAAGGTAAGAGTGCCTCTGAACATTCTTCCAATCTGACAGATGATGACAATAAAGAATGGAATGCGCCATCAACAATGGGCCCTGAACCTGAAAGAAGCATAGGATCCCAAACTGAATCTTCTGCTGCTTTGCATGTTTCAAGGCATCAAGTACCTGGATATGAAAGAGCACAGCCAAGTGAATCTGATTCATTGATACCCATTGCTCCAGTGCTCTTAGGTCATGGTTCACGGCAAAGATCTGCTAATAACTCAGGGGCAGGGACTGTTCACTATACATTTTATCCTGCAGGGCCACCAGTTCCATTTGTTACGATGCTTCCACTGTACAACTTCCCAACTGAGACAGGAACTTCTGGTGCATCAACTAGCCAATTTGACAGTGAAGAGGGCCTTGATAACAGTGATTCGGGTCAAAATTGTGATTCATCTGAAGGAATTGATCTATCTGAGGTTTCAAGTACCTCCAGTTCTATGAAAATGGCTGCTTCTGTTGAGCCATTGGAACACAAACCTGACATTCTTAATAGTGATTTTGCTAGCCACTGGCAGAACTTGCAGTTTGGGCGTTTATGCCAAAACACACGAAATCCTGCACCTATGATTTATCCATCACCTGTTATGGTGCCGCCTGTGTATTTACAGGGccgttttccttggggtagttCTGGGAGACCAGTTTCAActaacacaaataattttacTCAGCTAAGTATTGTTCCAGTTGCTCCACTACAGTCTGCATCTAATAGACCTGCTGGTGTCTATCAGCATTATGTTGATGAAATGCCTAGATATCGAGGTGGAACTGGGACCTACTTGCCGAATCCA AAGGTTGCTGTCCGAGACCGGCATGCTACAAATATGAGAAAGGGAAATCACAACTACAATAGAAGTGACCACCATGGTGATAGGGAAGTGAGCTGGAACAATAATTCTAGAGCACGAGCTGCTGGTCGCGGCAACAATCGCAGCCATGCTGAGAAGTCTAATACAAGGCCAGACCGGTTGGCTGGTGAGAGTCAAACTGAGAGGACATGGGGCTCACATAGACATGATATGTTCCCTTCGTGCCAGTCTCAGAATGGTTCCAGCAATGTGGCATATG AGCATCTTGAGCTTGGGTTCGTTGGGCCAGTAGCTTTCTCAGGTGCAAATGAGACCTTGCATTTAAATGAGGTGAGTCGATCAAGTGGGGGATTTGATGACCAAAGGTTTCATAGCAGCTCTGCTCATCAGCCATCTCCAGATCAGCCTTCTTCACCCCATGTCCAGAG GGAGATTTGA